One window of the Balaenoptera ricei isolate mBalRic1 chromosome X, mBalRic1.hap2, whole genome shotgun sequence genome contains the following:
- the FUNDC1 gene encoding FUN14 domain-containing protein 1 — translation MATRNAPPQEYESDDDSYEVLDLTEYARRHHWWNRVFGHSSGPMVEKYSVATQIVMGGVSGWCAGFLFQKVGKLAATAVGGGFLLLQIASHSGYVQIDWKRVEKDVNKAKRQIKKRANKAAPEINNIIEEATEFIKQNIVISSGFVGGFLLGLAS, via the exons ATGGCGACCCGGAACGCCCCTCCCCAAG AATATGAAAGTGATGATGACTCTTACGAAGTGTTGGATTTAACTGAGTATGCAAGAAGACACCACTGGTGGAATCGAGTGTTTGGCCACAGTTCCGGACCTATGGTAGAAAAATACTCAGTAGCCACCCAGATTGTAATGGGTGGAGTGAGTGGCTG GTGTGCAGGATTTTTGTTCCAGAAAGTTGGAAAACTTGCAGCAACTGCAGTAGGTGGTGGCTTTCTTCTCCTTCAG ATTGCCAGTCACAGTGGCTATGTGCAGATCGACTGGAAGAGAGTTGAAAAAGatgtaaacaaagcaaaaagacagaTTAAGAAACGAGCCAATAAGGCAGCACCTGAAATCAACAATATAATAGAAGAA GCAACAGAATTTATCAAACAGAACATTGTGATATCCAGTGGATTTGTGGGAGGCTTTTTGCTAGGCCTTGCATCTTAA